A genomic segment from Nodularia sphaerocarpa UHCC 0038 encodes:
- a CDS encoding lysophospholipid acyltransferase family protein — translation MTLTTIKRVEEGVAAASDRAVRDTIEKTLHRLEAMAQGHRETRVHAMVRRFVLRSLIHTLFRVRIENLDRIPQTPAILASNHLHHIDPLLLLGELPTHPHYYVLGDARTLYNKFWKRFVLRLVGGVIPLERMWKEEGAVMEAAKTGRQDLQELAKAIEENVRTGGDIQTLRQIDRIVQGILSLGDGLVLFPEGRLGSAEGQLHPLKRGTVIYALRAGVPIIPVVLIGTHDLYLGKELTVRFGEPLYFSQTSRIKRQEVDTALEVLQNAMLNLLPSNYQEPKGIKLFRHFLNHMLW, via the coding sequence TTGACTTTGACCACGATTAAGCGGGTAGAAGAGGGTGTGGCGGCTGCTAGCGATCGCGCTGTTCGCGATACAATAGAAAAAACTTTGCATCGTTTGGAAGCTATGGCTCAGGGACATCGAGAAACCAGAGTCCATGCTATGGTACGTCGTTTTGTATTGCGATCGCTCATCCATACTCTTTTTCGGGTACGAATCGAAAACCTGGACAGGATACCTCAAACACCAGCCATCCTCGCTTCTAACCATCTCCACCATATCGACCCTTTGCTGCTGCTGGGAGAACTCCCCACCCATCCCCACTACTACGTGCTAGGTGATGCGCGTACCCTCTATAACAAGTTTTGGAAACGTTTTGTCCTGCGTTTAGTAGGAGGTGTAATTCCTTTAGAACGGATGTGGAAAGAAGAAGGAGCTGTAATGGAAGCTGCTAAAACCGGAAGACAAGACCTCCAGGAACTAGCCAAAGCAATTGAGGAGAATGTACGCACAGGGGGAGATATACAGACGCTCAGACAAATAGACCGCATTGTACAGGGAATTTTGTCCCTGGGTGACGGACTGGTGCTGTTTCCCGAAGGACGCTTAGGAAGCGCCGAAGGTCAATTACATCCCCTGAAGCGAGGAACTGTAATTTATGCTTTGCGGGCTGGTGTACCGATAATACCAGTGGTACTAATTGGCACTCATGACCTTTATTTAGGAAAAGAGTTAACTGTGCGTTTTGGGGAACCATTATACTTTTCTCAAACTTCCCGAATCAAGCGCCAGGAAGTTGATACAGCTTTGGAGGTATTACAAAACGCTATGCTTAATCTTTTACCAAGTAATTATCAAGAACCAAAAGGAATCAAGCTTTTTCGTCATTTTCTCAATCATATGTTGTGGTAA
- a CDS encoding SDR family NAD(P)-dependent oxidoreductase, whose amino-acid sequence MAFGNNINSANALIVGASQGIGLGFVKKLLADARIKQVYATYRQLESAGELIALEKQYSDKLICVSLDITEESQIAEVVQRIKAEVNKLHLVINCVGILHEDTFQPEKSLRQINSENLLRYFQVNSIGSILLAKHLLPLFRHSENSVFASISAKLASIGDNEIGGWYGYRASKTALNMFMRTAAIEYGRSCPKTLIVTLHPGTTDTRLSRPFQRNVPPEKLFSVELCVTQLLSVIEQLQEGDSGKFFSWNGSKLPW is encoded by the coding sequence ATGGCTTTTGGAAATAATATTAATTCTGCTAATGCTTTAATTGTCGGCGCTAGTCAAGGTATAGGTCTGGGCTTTGTCAAAAAATTGCTTGCAGATGCTAGAATTAAACAAGTTTATGCAACCTATCGTCAACTTGAATCAGCCGGGGAATTAATCGCTTTAGAAAAGCAATATTCTGATAAATTAATTTGTGTATCTTTGGATATTACTGAAGAGTCGCAAATTGCCGAAGTTGTCCAACGCATTAAAGCTGAAGTCAATAAATTACATTTAGTTATTAACTGTGTAGGAATCTTGCATGAAGATACTTTCCAACCTGAAAAAAGTTTAAGACAAATTAATTCCGAAAATTTGCTGCGTTACTTCCAAGTTAACAGTATTGGATCTATTCTACTAGCTAAACACCTTTTACCTTTATTTCGCCATAGTGAAAATAGCGTTTTTGCCAGCATTTCTGCTAAATTAGCTAGTATTGGCGACAACGAGATTGGTGGCTGGTATGGCTACCGGGCTTCCAAAACTGCACTCAATATGTTTATGCGAACAGCAGCAATTGAGTATGGTAGAAGTTGTCCGAAAACATTAATAGTAACTTTACATCCTGGGACAACAGATACACGTCTATCCCGTCCATTCCAGAGAAACGTACCACCAGAAAAGCTATTTTCAGTGGAACTTTGTGTAACTCAATTGCTGTCTGTGATTGAACAACTTCAAGAAGGTGATAGTGGAAAATTTTTCTCGTGGAATGGAAGTAAGTTACCTTGGTAG
- the mnmE gene encoding tRNA uridine-5-carboxymethylaminomethyl(34) synthesis GTPase MnmE gives MSELLAITGTIAAIATAVIPQQGSVSIVRVSGSQAMAIAQALFSAPGQQVWESHRVLYGYIRHPQTQALVDEALLLIMQAPRSYTREDVVEFHCHGGIMAVQQVLQLCLEQGARLAQPGEFTLRAFLNGRLDLTQAESIADLVGARSPQAAQTALAGLQGKLASPIRQLRNHCLDILAEIEARIDFEEDLPPLDHKAIISDIDHVAAEISKFLATKDKGELLRTGLKVAIVGRPNVGKSSLLNAWSQSDRAIVTDLPGTTRDVVESQLVVGGIPVQVLDTAGIRETVDQVEKIGVERSRRAANAADLVLLTIDASAGWTESDQEIYESVQHRPLILVINKIDLVDTASIDSEKYPPNIQQIVTTVAAENQGIDALETAILNIVQTGKVQAADMDLAINQRQAAALTQAKISLAQVQVTIADQLPLDFWTIDLRGAIQALGEITGEQVTESVLDRIFSRFCIGK, from the coding sequence ATGTCGGAACTCTTGGCTATTACTGGAACTATCGCCGCGATCGCAACGGCTGTAATTCCTCAACAGGGTAGCGTTAGTATTGTACGGGTGTCTGGTTCCCAAGCAATGGCGATCGCACAAGCTCTATTTTCCGCCCCTGGACAGCAAGTTTGGGAAAGTCACCGTGTCCTTTACGGTTATATCCGCCATCCCCAGACACAAGCATTGGTGGATGAAGCGCTGTTATTAATCATGCAAGCTCCCCGTTCTTACACTCGTGAAGATGTGGTAGAATTTCATTGTCACGGCGGAATTATGGCAGTGCAGCAGGTCTTACAATTGTGTCTAGAACAGGGCGCTAGGCTTGCTCAACCGGGTGAATTTACTCTCCGAGCCTTTTTGAATGGGCGACTGGATTTAACCCAAGCTGAAAGCATTGCTGATTTAGTGGGTGCGCGATCGCCCCAAGCTGCTCAAACGGCTTTAGCTGGTTTACAAGGAAAATTAGCTTCCCCGATTCGGCAGTTACGCAACCACTGTTTGGATATTTTGGCAGAGATTGAAGCTCGAATTGACTTTGAGGAAGACTTGCCTCCGTTGGATCATAAAGCTATCATATCAGATATTGATCACGTCGCCGCAGAAATTTCTAAATTTTTAGCCACAAAGGATAAAGGCGAACTGCTGCGAACTGGTTTAAAAGTGGCAATTGTGGGACGACCAAATGTCGGTAAGTCCAGCTTATTAAATGCTTGGAGTCAGAGCGATCGCGCCATTGTGACTGATTTACCTGGGACAACCCGTGATGTAGTGGAGTCTCAGCTTGTTGTGGGGGGAATACCTGTGCAGGTGCTAGATACAGCCGGGATTCGGGAAACAGTAGACCAAGTAGAAAAAATTGGCGTAGAGCGATCGCGCCGTGCAGCAAATGCAGCTGATTTAGTATTACTCACCATTGACGCTTCCGCCGGATGGACTGAAAGTGACCAAGAAATTTATGAATCAGTCCAACATCGTCCTCTAATTCTAGTCATTAATAAAATTGACCTTGTAGACACAGCATCTATTGACTCTGAGAAATATCCCCCTAATATTCAGCAAATTGTTACCACAGTTGCAGCAGAAAATCAAGGTATTGATGCCTTGGAAACAGCAATTTTAAACATAGTTCAAACCGGAAAAGTGCAAGCGGCTGATATGGATTTAGCAATTAACCAAAGGCAAGCAGCAGCCTTAACTCAAGCTAAAATATCTTTAGCACAGGTACAAGTCACAATTGCTGACCAATTACCCCTTGATTTCTGGACAATCGATTTACGTGGTGCTATTCAAGCGTTAGGCGAAATTACTGGAGAACAGGTTACTGAATCTGTACTTGATCGGATTTTTAGTAGATTTTGTATTGGTAAATAA
- a CDS encoding aldo/keto reductase, producing the protein MQISQELSLPSMGCGTWAWGNQLLWGYDESMDEQLQAVFNLCVSNGVTLFDTGDSYGTGRLNGRSELLLGQFTQEYQGVNQDNICIATKLAAYPWRWTRQAMVKACQASAQRLGKNVDLVQMHWSTANYAPWQESGLLDGLADLYEQGLVKGVGLSNYGPKRLQRVHQKFAARGVPIKTLQVQYSLLSTYPVTDLGLKDVCDELGIKLIAYSPLALGILTGKYAEKGSLPKGIRGLLFRQLLPGVRSLLECLREVAQSRNKTMSQVAINWCICKGTIPIPGAKSLEQAQQNIGALGWLLDSGEIAALDQAAASTDKKMVQNIFQTQ; encoded by the coding sequence ATGCAGATTAGCCAAGAACTATCTCTACCCAGTATGGGCTGTGGCACTTGGGCATGGGGTAATCAATTACTCTGGGGATATGATGAAAGCATGGATGAACAGTTACAAGCTGTTTTTAATCTGTGTGTCAGCAACGGTGTAACTTTGTTTGATACTGGCGATTCTTACGGGACTGGGCGATTAAATGGACGCAGTGAGTTACTGCTGGGGCAATTTACTCAGGAATATCAAGGGGTAAATCAAGATAATATTTGCATTGCTACTAAGCTGGCGGCTTACCCTTGGAGATGGACTCGTCAAGCTATGGTTAAGGCTTGTCAGGCTTCGGCGCAACGTTTGGGCAAAAATGTCGATTTGGTGCAAATGCACTGGTCTACGGCTAATTATGCACCTTGGCAAGAATCAGGTTTGTTAGATGGTTTGGCTGATTTATACGAACAAGGTCTAGTGAAGGGGGTCGGTTTATCTAATTATGGCCCTAAACGGTTGCAACGGGTACATCAAAAGTTTGCGGCGCGGGGTGTTCCTATTAAAACGCTGCAAGTTCAGTATTCTTTACTATCTACCTATCCTGTGACGGATTTAGGGCTGAAGGATGTTTGTGACGAATTGGGGATAAAGTTAATTGCCTATAGTCCTCTGGCGTTGGGGATTTTAACGGGAAAATATGCGGAAAAAGGCAGTTTACCCAAGGGTATCCGGGGTTTATTATTTAGGCAACTTTTACCAGGTGTGCGATCGCTCTTAGAATGTTTACGAGAGGTGGCGCAATCTAGAAATAAAACTATGTCTCAGGTAGCAATTAATTGGTGTATCTGTAAGGGTACTATTCCTATTCCTGGGGCGAAAAGTCTCGAACAGGCGCAGCAAAATATTGGTGCGTTGGGTTGGCTGTTAGATTCTGGCGAAATTGCTGCTTTAGATCAAGCTGCTGCAAGTACGGATAAGAAAATGGTGCAAAATATTTTTCAAACTCAGTAG